In Lentibacillus amyloliquefaciens, one DNA window encodes the following:
- the glmS gene encoding glutamine--fructose-6-phosphate transaminase (isomerizing), whose translation MCGIVGYIGYNDTKDILLNGLEKLEYRGYDSAGIAMLDNDDINLFKVKGRIAALRQRVDDTTAATMGIGHTRWATHGGPSAENAHPHQSTSGRFALVHNGVIENYQELKSDYLGGVDFGSETDTEIIVQLVEKNAEKYQDTAEAFRRTINLLKGSYAVALIDKEDRNTIYVAKNKSPLLVGLGDGFNVVTSDAMATLNETNQYLELNDQEIVIVKRNVVNVQTLDGTFVSRKPFTAEIDVTDTEKGTYPHFMLKEIDEQPLALRRIIQEYQDEHDHLKLDQNIRETMKVCDRIYIIAAGTSYHAGLVGKQFLEKMAGIPAEVHVASEFSYNMPLLSDNPLFVFISQSGETADSRSVLVKIKEMGHPALTITNVAGSTLSREADYTLHLHAGPEIAVASTKAYTAQIAVLAILAVDTARAKGLELDFDPMRELGITANAMEVLTDQKEAIDELVRDNLGTTRNAFFIGRSTDYFVCLEAALKLKEISYIQAEGFAGGELKHGTIALIEEGTPVIALATQETVNYSIRSNVSEVVARGANDMIFSMKGLEQDTDAFVLPEVHELLTPLVSVVPMQLLAYYAALHRGCDVDKPRNLAKSVTVE comes from the coding sequence ATGTGCGGAATTGTAGGCTATATCGGATATAACGATACGAAAGATATTTTACTGAATGGACTTGAAAAACTGGAATACCGCGGCTATGACTCCGCTGGAATTGCTATGCTGGATAATGACGACATTAATTTATTCAAGGTGAAAGGACGGATTGCTGCACTGCGCCAGCGTGTGGATGATACTACTGCGGCAACAATGGGAATCGGCCATACGCGCTGGGCAACCCATGGCGGTCCGAGTGCTGAGAATGCTCATCCGCATCAAAGCACATCCGGCCGCTTTGCCCTTGTTCATAATGGCGTTATCGAAAATTATCAGGAACTGAAAAGTGATTATCTTGGCGGCGTTGATTTCGGCAGTGAAACGGATACGGAAATTATCGTTCAGCTCGTTGAAAAAAATGCTGAGAAATATCAGGATACAGCAGAAGCCTTTCGCCGGACGATAAATCTCTTGAAAGGATCTTACGCAGTCGCTTTGATTGATAAAGAAGATCGGAACACAATATATGTCGCCAAAAATAAAAGCCCGTTGCTTGTGGGGCTGGGCGACGGATTTAACGTTGTTACGAGCGATGCTATGGCTACTTTGAATGAAACAAACCAGTATCTTGAGCTTAATGATCAGGAAATAGTCATTGTGAAGCGGAATGTCGTGAATGTGCAAACATTGGACGGAACTTTTGTGAGTCGCAAGCCATTCACAGCAGAAATCGATGTGACCGACACGGAAAAGGGCACATATCCGCATTTTATGCTAAAAGAAATTGACGAACAGCCACTTGCGTTGCGCCGGATTATCCAGGAATATCAAGATGAACATGATCATCTTAAACTGGATCAAAATATTCGCGAGACAATGAAAGTTTGCGACCGTATTTACATTATTGCAGCAGGAACCAGTTATCATGCAGGTCTTGTCGGCAAACAGTTCCTTGAGAAAATGGCAGGCATACCGGCAGAAGTACATGTGGCAAGTGAATTTTCCTATAATATGCCGCTTTTATCTGATAATCCGCTATTTGTGTTCATTTCACAAAGCGGAGAAACAGCCGACAGCCGTTCGGTATTAGTTAAAATTAAAGAAATGGGACATCCGGCATTGACGATTACGAATGTCGCCGGGTCCACCCTTTCTCGTGAAGCAGATTATACGTTACATCTGCATGCCGGACCGGAAATTGCCGTTGCTTCGACAAAAGCGTATACGGCACAGATCGCGGTTCTGGCAATCCTGGCAGTGGACACAGCCCGGGCAAAAGGTCTTGAATTGGACTTTGACCCAATGCGGGAACTTGGTATTACCGCGAATGCGATGGAAGTACTGACCGATCAAAAAGAGGCTATTGATGAGCTTGTCCGGGATAATCTTGGCACGACACGCAATGCGTTCTTCATCGGTCGGAGTACAGATTATTTCGTATGCCTGGAAGCGGCACTGAAACTGAAAGAAATCTCTTATATTCAGGCAGAAGGCTTTGCCGGCGGTGAGCTAAAACACGGCACAATTGCATTGATTGAAGAAGGAACGCCGGTGATTGCACTTGCAACACAGGAAACAGTCAATTATTCTATCCGCAGCAATGTGTCCGAAGTAGTTGCACGCGGCGCCAATGATATGATCTTCAGCATGAAAGGCCTTGAGCAGGATACCGATGCTTTCGTTCTCCCAGAAGTGCATGAGCTCCTGACACCGCTTGTCAGTGTCGTGCCAATGCAGCTGCTTGCATACTATGCAGCACTTCACCGCGGATGTGATGTTGATAAGCCGCGGAACCTGGCGAAATCAGTTACGGTTGAGTAG
- a CDS encoding tetratricopeptide repeat protein — MNAVDIPHDMRFKFGPNLREMPMNKMDMLYGMMYLQKQLNDESIEEDEKGKIHGMLGTFLRIVGELDESKRQLNQAIDIFRASGRKQSVFINQMRLANTYQWHNDFDTSNRMFAELLETAENDSDYSEFKDFIYQHQGKNLFDQKKYEEALDYFRKALELQQDNRNKELIESTETAIETCEKKLNN, encoded by the coding sequence ATGAATGCAGTAGATATCCCGCACGATATGCGATTTAAATTTGGCCCCAATTTACGGGAAATGCCCATGAATAAAATGGATATGCTTTATGGTATGATGTATCTTCAAAAACAGCTGAACGATGAATCGATTGAAGAAGATGAAAAAGGAAAAATACACGGCATGCTCGGAACATTTCTCCGCATCGTTGGCGAACTGGATGAAAGCAAACGGCAATTAAACCAGGCAATTGACATCTTCCGTGCTTCAGGCAGAAAACAAAGCGTCTTCATCAATCAGATGCGGCTGGCCAATACATACCAATGGCACAATGACTTTGACACATCCAATAGAATGTTCGCTGAATTGCTCGAAACAGCTGAAAATGACTCCGACTACAGTGAATTTAAAGATTTTATCTACCAGCACCAAGGCAAGAATCTGTTTGACCAGAAAAAATATGAGGAAGCATTGGACTACTTTCGGAAAGCACTGGAGCTCCAGCAAGACAACCGGAATAAAGAGCTGATTGAATCGACCGAAACAGCGATTGAGACATGTGAGAAAAAGTTGAACAACTAA
- a CDS encoding S9 family peptidase yields MIKFPKPTVEQFFRTYAIHTFDVSADEERLVFSTNLDGKMNLWAMDLPDTYPYLFAHQNESCSFIKFDPKSRYVLAGFDKDGDENHHIYAIPYDGGIPQKIVSGEAEDKFFFTDLSDDGERIYYVTSAENPSFMNTRFRNLKNDSDTLLNIGEKSPTELAAVSEGEDAYVYIRSFANTYVIGFVKTGDETYNLTPDPEKVHVTSEPVFIDDKTIYFLTNFNSEYSYIAKFDLEKHAFSEVLSIENESIEQLKFNKKQNTLFLVTESGVSEVLYRYDLMSGELEQLSALVDIIYQLKVTEAGNLYMLGTSDKLPLNIFQSKDGSNWKQLTNNRVLGVDSDDMVEPDVVTYQSFDGMDIEALLYKPKPENDNGYTIFWPHGGPQAAQQKMFVSMFQCFLNRGYTIFAPNFRGSIGYGSSFVKLVEQDWGEGPRLDCVAGIEWLFENGITDRDKLFLVGGSYGGYMALLLHGRHPEYFKACVDIFGPSDLFTFVNSVPDHWKPIMERWLGNPERDRERFIQDSPVTYLNGMTKPMLVIQGAHDPRVVKEESDNIVAKLQEQGRDVDYLVLEDEGHGFSKKENEIKVYKSMLDFLEKHHF; encoded by the coding sequence ATGATTAAATTTCCAAAGCCGACGGTTGAACAATTTTTCCGCACATATGCCATTCATACATTTGATGTCAGTGCTGATGAAGAGCGTCTCGTTTTCAGCACGAACCTGGATGGTAAGATGAATTTATGGGCTATGGATTTGCCGGATACATATCCATACTTGTTTGCCCACCAGAATGAATCGTGCAGTTTTATCAAATTTGACCCGAAAAGCCGTTATGTATTGGCTGGATTTGATAAAGACGGTGATGAAAACCATCATATTTATGCGATTCCATACGACGGCGGCATCCCGCAAAAGATTGTGAGCGGGGAGGCAGAGGATAAATTTTTCTTCACGGACCTGAGTGACGATGGGGAACGTATTTACTACGTCACATCAGCAGAAAACCCGTCATTCATGAATACCCGCTTCCGCAATTTGAAAAATGATTCCGATACACTGCTCAATATCGGCGAAAAATCACCTACCGAACTGGCTGCCGTGTCGGAAGGTGAAGATGCATATGTCTATATCAGGTCCTTTGCGAATACATATGTGATCGGGTTCGTCAAAACAGGAGATGAGACATATAATCTTACGCCGGATCCGGAAAAAGTCCATGTGACGTCCGAGCCTGTTTTTATTGATGATAAAACCATCTATTTCCTCACGAATTTTAACAGCGAATACAGTTATATCGCAAAATTCGATTTAGAGAAGCACGCGTTCTCTGAAGTGCTTTCGATTGAAAATGAAAGTATTGAACAATTGAAATTCAATAAGAAACAAAATACGCTATTTCTCGTCACTGAAAGCGGCGTATCTGAGGTTCTTTACCGTTATGACTTGATGTCTGGAGAGCTCGAGCAGCTATCAGCTCTGGTGGATATTATTTATCAGCTCAAAGTTACCGAAGCAGGCAACCTTTATATGCTTGGAACGAGCGACAAACTTCCGTTGAATATTTTCCAATCAAAAGACGGATCCAATTGGAAGCAATTGACGAACAATCGCGTGCTTGGGGTGGACAGTGATGATATGGTGGAGCCGGATGTCGTGACTTATCAATCATTCGACGGAATGGACATTGAGGCATTACTTTACAAACCTAAGCCGGAGAATGATAACGGCTACACCATTTTCTGGCCGCACGGGGGACCACAAGCCGCTCAGCAAAAAATGTTCGTCTCGATGTTCCAGTGCTTTTTAAATCGTGGCTATACAATCTTTGCTCCGAACTTCCGGGGAAGCATAGGGTATGGTTCTTCCTTTGTCAAACTGGTCGAGCAGGACTGGGGAGAAGGCCCGCGTCTGGATTGTGTGGCGGGTATTGAATGGTTGTTTGAAAACGGGATAACTGACCGTGATAAATTATTCCTTGTCGGCGGCAGTTATGGCGGTTATATGGCATTGCTCCTGCACGGGCGTCATCCGGAATATTTCAAAGCCTGTGTCGATATTTTCGGACCATCCGATCTGTTCACGTTCGTCAATTCGGTTCCTGATCACTGGAAGCCGATCATGGAACGCTGGCTTGGCAACCCTGAGCGTGACAGGGAGCGGTTTATTCAAGATTCACCGGTTACGTATCTCAATGGCATGACCAAACCAATGCTTGTTATCCAGGGGGCACATGATCCACGTGTTGTTAAAGAAGAATCCGATAATATCGTTGCCAAGCTTCAGGAACAAGGCCGCGATGTCGATTATCTTGTCCTGGAAGATGAAGGGCACGGTTTTTCGAAAAAAGAAAACGAAATCAAGGTTTACAAAAGCATGCTGGACTTTTTGGAAAAACATCATTTTTAA
- the glmM gene encoding phosphoglucosamine mutase — MGKYFGTDGVRGIANTELTSELAYKLGRFGGYALTKGTEKPKIMVGRDPRVSGNMLEGALVAGLLSIGAEVMRLGVISTPGVAFLTKATKAEAGVMISASHNPVEDNGIKFFRPDGFKLTDEEENEIERLMETEDDLPRPVGADIGIMNDYFEGGQKYLSFLKDTIDNDFEGMRIALDCAHGSTSSLATHLFADLEADLATIGCSPDGLNINDGVGSTHPESLQAFVKEKEAEVGLAFDGDGDRLIAIDEKGNIVDGDQIMYICGKYLNQKGVLRHNTVVSTVMSNLGFYKALEANGMRSDKTSVGDRYVMEEMLKGGYNLGGEQSGHIIFLDYNTTGDGMLSALQLVNVIKETGKPLSELAGEMEIYPQVLKNVRVVDKHDAITNPKIQEEIERVESELDGEGRVLVRPSGTEPLVRVMVEAPTKEDCEKYADQVADVIDELLGMKE, encoded by the coding sequence ATGGGAAAATATTTTGGAACAGATGGTGTCAGAGGAATTGCGAACACAGAATTAACATCGGAGTTAGCATATAAATTAGGCCGGTTTGGCGGTTATGCATTAACAAAAGGCACTGAAAAACCCAAAATAATGGTTGGCAGAGACCCCCGCGTATCGGGAAATATGCTTGAAGGAGCGCTTGTGGCCGGTTTGCTTTCGATTGGTGCTGAAGTCATGCGGCTTGGGGTTATTTCAACTCCCGGTGTAGCATTTCTTACAAAAGCGACAAAAGCTGAAGCAGGGGTCATGATTTCTGCATCTCATAACCCCGTGGAGGATAATGGTATTAAGTTCTTTCGCCCGGATGGTTTTAAATTAACTGATGAAGAGGAAAATGAGATCGAACGGCTTATGGAGACAGAAGATGACCTGCCGCGTCCGGTCGGGGCGGACATAGGCATCATGAATGACTATTTTGAAGGCGGTCAGAAATATCTTTCCTTCCTCAAGGATACAATTGATAATGATTTTGAAGGTATGCGCATTGCTCTGGATTGCGCGCATGGCTCGACTTCAAGCCTTGCGACACATCTGTTTGCTGATCTGGAAGCGGATCTTGCTACCATCGGCTGTTCCCCGGACGGCTTGAATATTAATGATGGGGTCGGCTCAACACACCCAGAGTCGCTGCAGGCATTTGTCAAAGAGAAAGAAGCTGAAGTGGGGCTTGCTTTTGACGGTGATGGCGATCGTCTGATAGCCATTGATGAGAAGGGCAATATTGTCGACGGTGACCAGATTATGTATATTTGCGGCAAATATTTGAACCAGAAAGGTGTTCTGCGGCATAACACAGTTGTGTCAACAGTCATGAGCAATCTCGGTTTTTATAAAGCACTAGAAGCAAATGGCATGCGCAGTGACAAGACATCGGTTGGTGACCGCTATGTCATGGAAGAAATGCTTAAAGGCGGCTACAACCTTGGCGGCGAACAATCAGGACATATTATTTTCCTTGATTACAACACAACCGGTGACGGCATGCTTAGTGCCCTGCAACTTGTTAATGTTATCAAAGAAACAGGCAAGCCGCTGTCCGAGCTTGCAGGTGAGATGGAGATTTATCCGCAGGTGTTGAAAAACGTAAGAGTTGTTGATAAGCATGATGCTATAACGAATCCGAAAATCCAGGAAGAAATTGAACGTGTTGAAAGCGAGCTGGATGGAGAAGGCCGTGTTCTTGTCCGTCCATCCGGAACTGAGCCGCTTGTGAGGGTTATGGTGGAAGCACCAACCAAAGAGGACTGTGAAAAATACGCCGATCAGGTTGCCGATGTAATTGATGAACTGCTTGGCATGAAAGAATAA
- a CDS encoding YbbR-like domain-containing protein — protein sequence MMDNWFKSRWFVRAISLAFAVALYVFVQVEIDQYQNDSRVFPNSGSDLQTVDNVPVNIQIDEENYVVSGVPEVASVTLEGTSGTVTPAARQQNFDIFVDLEGLEAGTHSVTLQHTGVPEELNVYIEPKTIEVTIEERASEEFDVAVDHVNTDQIPDGYEIGNSQTEPGQVTITSSKEVIDQVAIVKVFVDMAGVTEPIDNREVPVNVYDASGNELSVRVAPETVDASVDIDNPSKSVPVSVATTGELPEAYSMSSIEAGIDEAEIFAANDVLQGIEEVSTEEINLSDVTESSTVDAGLALPDGVSVSEPESVEVTIELDETRTFESVPIDVENLGGGQEISFIEPENEEMDITVTGSQEDVSSLSAEDLRAVIDADGLSAGEHDISVTIESPDGVESEGEFDQVTAEISS from the coding sequence ATGATGGATAATTGGTTTAAGAGTCGATGGTTCGTCCGTGCTATTTCGTTAGCTTTTGCTGTAGCGTTATATGTGTTCGTTCAAGTTGAGATTGACCAATATCAGAATGATTCACGCGTCTTTCCAAACTCCGGTTCTGATCTTCAGACAGTTGATAACGTCCCTGTCAATATTCAGATTGATGAGGAAAATTATGTGGTAAGCGGTGTGCCTGAAGTTGCCAGTGTGACACTCGAGGGCACATCCGGGACGGTCACACCTGCAGCGCGTCAACAGAATTTTGATATATTTGTAGACCTCGAAGGCCTGGAGGCAGGAACCCATTCTGTTACATTGCAGCATACAGGTGTTCCTGAGGAACTGAATGTCTATATTGAGCCGAAAACAATCGAAGTGACGATTGAGGAGCGGGCATCTGAAGAATTCGATGTTGCTGTGGATCATGTTAATACTGACCAAATCCCTGATGGGTATGAAATTGGAAACTCACAGACAGAACCTGGACAAGTTACGATCACAAGTTCAAAGGAAGTGATTGACCAAGTTGCAATCGTCAAAGTGTTTGTTGATATGGCAGGGGTCACTGAACCAATTGACAACCGTGAAGTGCCCGTGAATGTTTATGATGCCAGCGGGAATGAATTGAGTGTGCGGGTTGCACCGGAGACTGTTGATGCTTCGGTGGATATCGATAACCCGAGTAAATCTGTCCCGGTAAGTGTCGCAACAACAGGGGAGCTGCCGGAAGCGTATTCCATGTCTTCCATAGAAGCTGGCATCGATGAGGCGGAAATCTTTGCCGCAAATGATGTCTTGCAAGGGATTGAAGAAGTTTCAACAGAAGAGATTAATTTATCGGATGTGACCGAATCTAGTACAGTCGATGCCGGGCTTGCTTTACCGGATGGTGTCAGTGTTTCTGAACCTGAATCAGTTGAAGTGACGATTGAATTGGACGAAACCAGGACATTCGAGTCAGTTCCAATCGATGTGGAAAATCTTGGTGGCGGACAAGAGATATCATTCATCGAACCTGAAAATGAAGAGATGGATATCACCGTGACAGGCAGTCAGGAAGATGTCAGTTCACTGTCGGCAGAAGATCTGCGTGCTGTGATCGATGCAGATGGGCTGTCAGCAGGTGAACATGACATATCGGTCACAATAGAGTCCCCGGATGGTGTTGAGTCAGAAGGTGAGTTCGATCAGGTGACAGCTGAGATTTCATCTTGA
- the cdaA gene encoding diadenylate cyclase CdaA, with the protein MLDGGFDLLELLRIGVDIALVWYVLYKIIMLIRGTKAIQLLKGIVVVLLVWGISILFELHTIQYLTNQVINWGFVVIIILFQPELRRALEQIGRGNLFARGSRSEEEIMEQKIEAIVQSCQYMAKRRIGALISIERETGMGDYAETGIPINGNLTHQLLTNIFTPNTPLHDGAVIIKEEEITAAACYLPLSESPFISKELGTRHRAAMGVSEVTDSITIVVSEETGNIALAKNGELKRDLDREGLRTYLREMLSPSIRASESKSRHQRGKNDG; encoded by the coding sequence ATGCTTGATGGGGGATTCGACCTTCTTGAATTACTGCGGATCGGCGTAGATATTGCTCTCGTCTGGTATGTTTTATATAAAATCATAATGCTGATCAGAGGCACAAAGGCAATACAGCTCTTGAAAGGAATTGTTGTTGTATTGCTCGTTTGGGGTATCAGCATTCTATTCGAATTACATACGATTCAATATCTGACAAACCAGGTAATTAACTGGGGTTTTGTTGTCATTATCATATTATTTCAGCCTGAGCTTAGAAGGGCTCTGGAACAGATAGGCCGGGGCAATCTCTTCGCAAGAGGGTCACGATCCGAAGAGGAAATAATGGAACAAAAAATCGAGGCCATCGTCCAGTCGTGTCAATATATGGCCAAACGCCGCATTGGTGCATTAATTTCCATTGAAAGGGAAACCGGTATGGGTGATTATGCTGAGACCGGGATTCCAATCAACGGAAATCTGACACATCAATTGCTGACAAATATATTTACACCGAATACGCCATTGCATGATGGGGCCGTTATTATAAAAGAAGAAGAGATAACTGCAGCAGCCTGCTATCTTCCATTATCCGAAAGCCCTTTTATTTCAAAGGAACTGGGCACGAGACACCGGGCGGCGATGGGGGTAAGTGAAGTCACCGATTCAATTACGATTGTTGTCTCTGAAGAAACAGGCAATATCGCATTAGCGAAAAATGGTGAATTAAAACGTGACCTCGATCGGGAGGGGCTGCGGACTTATCTGCGTGAAATGCTCTCTCCATCCATAAGGGCCTCTGAATCCAAGTCACGACATCAGAGGGGGAAAAATGATGGATAA
- a CDS encoding zf-HC2 domain-containing protein, whose product MSCSQEKIKLMHQYLDGGLEKQEEDKLRAHLEECEACQQHFHELKRTITLVQSAGQYKAPDHFTGEVMKKLPAEKKRVKYSRWFKAHPIFTSAAIFFIFMFTGILSSWNQDNELVVSKQENLEIVDDTVIVPEDVTVTGDLTVKNGNLRIDGTVDGDVRLVNGDLIEESTMEGSELMASTGEINGELQQVDQMFEWLWFSLKDLTESIFSFGQITLLGLQK is encoded by the coding sequence ATGAGCTGCAGCCAGGAAAAAATTAAGCTGATGCATCAATATTTGGATGGCGGCTTAGAAAAGCAGGAAGAAGACAAATTGCGCGCTCATCTGGAAGAATGTGAAGCTTGCCAACAACACTTCCATGAACTAAAACGTACGATTACACTCGTTCAAAGCGCCGGTCAATACAAGGCACCGGATCATTTTACTGGCGAAGTCATGAAAAAACTGCCGGCTGAAAAGAAACGTGTCAAATATTCACGTTGGTTTAAGGCACATCCTATTTTTACATCAGCCGCTATTTTCTTTATTTTCATGTTTACCGGAATCTTATCAAGCTGGAACCAGGACAATGAACTGGTCGTTTCCAAGCAGGAAAATTTGGAAATCGTGGATGATACGGTCATTGTCCCGGAAGATGTAACTGTTACGGGTGATTTAACCGTTAAAAATGGCAATCTGCGAATCGACGGGACGGTAGATGGTGATGTTCGTTTAGTTAATGGCGATTTAATTGAAGAAAGTACAATGGAAGGATCAGAACTTATGGCCTCGACCGGTGAAATAAACGGGGAACTGCAACAGGTGGATCAGATGTTTGAATGGCTCTGGTTCAGCCTCAAAGATCTGACCGAAAGTATCTTCTCATTTGGTCAAATTACCCTGCTTGGTTTACAAAAATAA
- the sigW gene encoding RNA polymerase sigma factor SigW has translation MEWKIKEKVKQVKRGDQSAFEEIVSFYQHKIFQHCYRMLGNRYEAEDIGQETFIRAYVNIHSFDDKRKFSTWLYRIATNLTIDRIRKRKPDYYLDAEIKGTDGLNMYSQMAADDRLPEEEVQGMELKDYITQEIYGLPPKYRSVIILRYLEEFSLQEISDVLDLPLGTVKTRIHRGREALRKKLRHV, from the coding sequence ATGGAGTGGAAGATCAAGGAAAAAGTCAAACAAGTGAAACGAGGGGATCAATCAGCTTTTGAAGAGATTGTTTCCTTTTATCAGCATAAAATTTTTCAGCACTGTTATCGCATGCTTGGCAACAGGTATGAAGCGGAAGATATTGGTCAGGAGACATTCATCCGTGCTTATGTCAATATCCACTCATTTGATGACAAACGCAAATTCTCAACATGGCTCTATCGGATTGCTACCAATTTGACGATTGATCGGATACGTAAACGAAAACCAGATTACTATCTTGATGCCGAAATCAAAGGGACCGACGGTTTGAATATGTATTCACAGATGGCAGCTGATGATCGGCTTCCGGAAGAGGAAGTTCAGGGGATGGAGCTTAAGGATTATATCACGCAGGAAATTTACGGACTCCCGCCAAAGTATCGGAGCGTCATCATTTTAAGATATCTGGAGGAGTTTTCACTGCAGGAGATCAGTGATGTTCTGGATCTTCCGCTTGGTACGGTAAAAACCAGAATTCATAGAGGGCGCGAAGCTTTACGGAAAAAGCTTCGTCATGTGTAA
- a CDS encoding aspartyl-phosphate phosphatase Spo0E family protein: protein MDNHSLLLEKIEKCRLEMLELSKQYGLTSMPVVESSKRLDNLLNKYHNV, encoded by the coding sequence GTGGATAATCATTCATTATTGTTAGAAAAAATTGAGAAATGCCGCCTTGAAATGCTGGAACTAAGCAAACAATATGGCTTAACGTCCATGCCTGTCGTTGAATCCAGCAAGCGACTGGACAATTTGCTGAATAAGTATCATAATGTGTGA
- the rocF gene encoding arginase yields MQRNMSIIGVPMDLGQSRRGVDMGPSAIRYAGVIETLENLKYNIADLGDVAVSRPDSKDNLQEGNLRNLKQVFECNQTLAEMVDEEIAEKRFPLVLGGDHSIAIGTLAGTAKHYENLGVIWYDAHGDLNSGETSPSGNIHGMPLAVSLGIGHEKLTNILDYAPKVNPENIVIVGARSLDPGEKVLIREQGVTVYSMHEIDRLGMPQVMEESINYLKRRTDGVHLSLDLDGLDPEEAPGVGTPVMGGLSYRESHLAMEMLSESDILTSAEFVEVNPILDDKNKTASMAVGLIGSLFGEKLK; encoded by the coding sequence ATGCAAAGAAATATGTCTATTATTGGCGTGCCGATGGATCTGGGTCAAAGCCGGCGTGGTGTTGATATGGGCCCAAGCGCCATTCGTTATGCGGGTGTGATCGAAACACTTGAAAATTTGAAATATAACATTGCTGATTTGGGTGATGTGGCAGTTTCCCGTCCCGACAGCAAAGATAACTTGCAGGAAGGGAATCTGCGCAACTTGAAGCAGGTCTTTGAATGTAATCAGACACTTGCGGAAATGGTTGATGAAGAAATCGCCGAAAAACGATTCCCGTTAGTTTTAGGCGGTGACCATAGTATTGCGATTGGCACTTTGGCAGGGACAGCTAAACATTATGAAAATCTCGGTGTCATCTGGTATGACGCCCATGGTGATTTGAATTCAGGCGAAACATCACCATCCGGCAACATTCATGGCATGCCGCTTGCGGTAAGCCTCGGCATCGGTCACGAAAAACTGACAAACATCCTGGATTATGCCCCAAAAGTCAACCCGGAAAATATCGTTATTGTCGGCGCCCGCTCACTCGACCCCGGTGAAAAAGTACTGATTCGTGAACAAGGGGTAACCGTTTATTCGATGCATGAAATCGATCGGCTGGGAATGCCACAGGTAATGGAAGAATCCATCAATTATCTAAAAAGACGAACAGACGGCGTCCATTTAAGTCTTGATTTGGACGGTCTGGACCCGGAAGAAGCACCGGGTGTAGGGACACCGGTTATGGGCGGCCTTTCTTATCGTGAAAGCCATCTGGCCATGGAAATGCTTTCAGAATCGGACATTTTGACATCGGCCGAATTCGTTGAAGTCAATCCGATTCTTGATGATAAAAATAAAACAGCATCAATGGCAGTCGGATTAATCGGCTCACTATTCGGAGAGAAATTGAAATAG